Proteins encoded in a region of the Drosophila gunungcola strain Sukarami chromosome 3L unlocalized genomic scaffold, Dgunungcola_SK_2 000005F, whole genome shotgun sequence genome:
- the LOC128259304 gene encoding uncharacterized protein LOC128259304, with product MARLRFIFNIVKVLRFPLHFFGLHQLRFSESRKLYQQRANICRFLSAMFISLILIVHKIVSGQWEKQIQLFNALNIEKRPLRSDAELWSEKLTSLFIFLTLFWCLGKKCLLWKLINEAQLAYKHLKSLLGNHVIVECSWLVFIYAILLLLLLTIFEVQIVIFNWPKINTERRTITITELYEISNYIMGIPRKFFVLIMALHILYHLMNAGWLESLNALNLQRNLTLYQFHTYNIFSLQKRLNILAGHYFRMSYICYLFIMAFRIDEFLHFLRFDSNEFVQQHKSQEDLEDEAAWAGQENLTNLRDPLWKSLLLLFWHLAFWFLLLASAYLQQEEYLKLMKKSWNFKSDENGCEMKEFLINNKWNGHSFKQLDILDIMFLSGISICERQHDSICFMTDIYRKKNSSYQNLNIIAGHFKLILCVLIFFAVVYFMEQTELRQLQEYLKHNS from the exons ATGGCACGACTTCGCTTCATCTTTAATATTGTGAAAGTTTTGCGATTTCCCTTGCATTTCTTTGGACTTCATCAACTGAGATTTAGTGAATCTCGAAAACTATATCAACAAAGAGCCAACATTTGCAGATTTCTATCTGCCATGTTTATTTCTCTGATTTTAATAGTGCATAAAATTGTGAGTGGTCAGTGGGAAAAACAGATTCAGCTGTTTAATGCCCTGAATATTGAAAAAAGACCGTTGAGAAGCGATGCCGAATTATGGAGCGAGAAGCTAACCagtctttttattttcctaaCTTTATTCTGGTGTTTGGGAAAAAAATGTCTACTGTGGAAATTGATAAATGAAGCGCAATTGGCATACAAACATCTTAAATCTCTCCTGGGAAATCATGTTATCGTGGAATGTTCCTGGCTCGTTTTCATCTACGCAATACTTTTGCTGTTGTTACTAACCATTTTTGAAGtgcaaattgttatttttaactGGCCAAAAATTAATACTGAACGAAGAACTATAACTATAACCGAACTGTACGAGATTTCTAATTATATAATGGGAATACCCCGAAAATTTTTTGTGCTGATTATGGCGCTGCATATTCTATATCATCTGATGAATGCAGGCTGGCTTGAGTCCCTGAACGCGTTAAATTTGCAAAGAAATCTTACATTATATCAATTCCATACCTATAACATATTTTCCCTacaaaaaagattaaatatcTTGGCTGGTCATTATTTTAGAATGTCGTATAtatgctatttatttataatggcTTTTCGGATAGATGAATTTTTGCACTTCCTTCGTTTTGATTCCAATGAGTTTGTGCAACAGCATAAGAGCCAAGAAGATCTTGAAGATGAAGCTGCTTGGGCTGGCCAGGAAAACCTGACAAATCTCAGGGATCCGCTGTGGAAATCTTTGCTTTTATTATTCTGGCATTTggctttttggtttttgctacTTGCTTCTGCATATTTACAGCAGGAGGAATACCTTAAGCTTATGAAAAAAAGCTGGAATTTCAAATCGGATGAAAACGGTTGCGAAATGAAAGaatttcttattaataataaatggaATGGTCATTCGTTCAAACAATTGGATATTCTGGACATTATG TTTCTTTCAGGAATTTCTATTTGCGAACGTCAACACGATTCCATTTGTTTTATGACTGACATATATCGAAAAAAGAACTCAAGctatcaaaatttaaacattatagCTGGGCACTTTAAACTCATTTTATGTGTATTGATTTTCTTCGCTGTTGTCTACTTTATGGAGCAAACGGAACTCAGACAACTGCAGGAATACCTCAAACATAATTCATAA
- the LOC128259305 gene encoding uncharacterized protein LOC128259305 codes for MEKHATARGFCLCHLICVWYQTGRIGLYFGFYNVGYTEQLKKFTCDEQLYVQIMAVVNLFASWLYICFSYRWTYDQFVFLLYIPLYVYFFILRRHLTELLNECAGLHKLMQKILGNRLCVKIRRECFYTLLMIVLLILLLLWKFRIYSVYQSVFIFGVGFIYHLELLFFGNYLIWLSCIYRSLNVFLCQDMISDRLHILKGVLRQQTIIWRVHRNVSRYFALHILSFMVQPVVQIHMILESSGQLVNAQLIYLTIHLLILALFFLIGWNLKTQHCKFQKSYLKLKDDPNKFVIKSWRLLQHRTLPKAFKVTFLRRQEKVQSKQDVITMMFSNNYPAVLLTEKTFNLTIFAFKGVTIGICLSMLTSCLKTHIRELLLLLVIRLLYHKNITLQEYEYESRDEFNGNVTQTISQVYRFYFYDEFEVNNKQQNEPH; via the exons ATGGAGAAACACGCAACGGCCAGGGGTTTTTGTCTTTGTCACCTGATATGTGTGTGGTATCAGACTGGAAGGATCGGACTATATTTTGGATTCTATAATGTGGGCTACACAGAGCAACTAAAAAAATTCACTTGCGATGAGCAACTATACGTGCAAATAATGGCTGTGGTTAATTTGTTTGCCAGTTGGCTTTATATCTGCTTCAGTTATCGATGGACCTACGATCAGTTTGTGTTCCTGCTTTATATACCACTTTATGTGTACTTTTTCATCCTAAGAAGACATCTAACGGAGCTCTTAAATGAATGTGCTGGTCTGcataaattaatgcaaaagATTCTTGGCAACCGACTGTGTGTAAAGATACGTAGAGAATGTTTTTACACTTTACTTATGATTGTGTTGCTTATTTTGCTACTTTTATGGAAATTCAGAATATATTCTGTTTATCAGAGTGTTTTTATATTCGGCGTGGGATTTATCTACCACCTTGAGCTGTTGTTTTTTGGGAACTATCTCATTTGGCTGAGCTGTATCTATAGATCTCTAAATGTGTTTCTCTGTCAAGACATGATAAGTGATAGATTGCATATATTAAAGGGAGTGCTGAGACAGCAAACCATTATATGGCGAGTTCATCGGAACGTGTCTAGATATTTTGCCCttcatattttaagttttatggTCCAACCAGTTGTTCAAATTCACATGATACTTGAGAGCTCTGGTCAACTAGTGAATGctcaattgatttatttaacaatccatttgctcatattggctttattttttttgattggaTGGAACCTAAAAACACAGCATTGCAAATTTCAAaagagttatttaaaattaaaagatgatCCGAATAAGTTTGTTATAAAGTCCTGGCGTCTATTGCAACACAGAACTTTGCCAAAGGCTTTTAAAGTAACATTTTTGAGAAGGCAAGAAAAAGTGCAGAGCAAACAGGATGTGATTACTATGATG TTCTCCAATAACTATCCAGCTGTTCTGTTAActgaaaaaacatttaatttgacaATCTTTGCCTTCAAAGGTGTTACGATTGGAATTTGCTTATCAATGCTGACGAGTTGCCTAAAGACTCACATTCGTGAGCTCCTTCTTTTGCTAGTTATTCGCTTACTTTATCACAAAAACATAACATTGCAGGAGTATGAGTATGAGTCCCGGGATGAATTCAATGGCAATGTGACCCAAACAATTAGTCAAGTCTATCGCTTTTATTTCTATGATGAGTTCGAAGTGAATAATAAACAGCAAAATGAGCCAcattaa